One genomic window of Hyperolius riggenbachi isolate aHypRig1 chromosome 7, aHypRig1.pri, whole genome shotgun sequence includes the following:
- the LOC137525574 gene encoding putative neutrophil cytosol factor 1C isoform X2 — protein MERLRLLEDYCQQLIRADQKISTCDVVIAFFTPSSSDLNPSFPQESLVILPSEVREQGKEQPKQLPQPPASEPIVSQMYLCIEDYETKDTKNRVFKVNRNERLGVLIKESSGWWLVENEEKRVAWFPAPFLKALEIEDVADCGTDSNDEGIRYYAAVAYEAMSWDELSISRGVLVEVIEKSNNGWWLIRYNGKTGYVPAMYLKPYRNCHQRQILLNPGNFPSTSNLFKASSQLDLSRPVEAWRAAEEPNIANTGNPEWVSCNKLDRRKSRSISGLYSTTPYGFQPSPAVLQPRYQAQKAVQSSGVEENDTTKIPKRDNISDPSVAFDNKKSPVKPHRPQMKAEERDLDSSKASSTAVPLARQTNSPLAPGSPCIPQRPRGHEILHKCTTVTKKAWQTKEAMKMQC, from the exons ATGGAAAGGCTGCGACTgctggaggattactgccagcaaCTGATCAGGGCTGACCAGAAGATCTCCACCTGTGATGTGGTGATAGCCTTCTTCACACCCAGCAGCAGTGACCTCAACCCAAGCTTCCCACAAGAAAG TTTGGTGATCCTGCCTTCTGAGGTCAGAGAACAGGGGAAAGAGCAACCCAAACAGCTCCCACAACCACCAGCCTCGGAACCCATCGTGTCTCAGATGTACCTGTGCATTGAGGACTACGAGACCAAAGACACCAAGAACCGGGTCTTCAAAGTTAATCGCAACGAACGACTGGGAGTGCTGATCAAAGAGAGTTCCG GCTGGTGGTTGGTGGAGAATGAAGAAAAGAGGGTGGCCTGGTTTCCTGCTCCGTTCCTCAAAGCGCTAGAAATAGAAGATGTTGCAGACTGTGGAACAGATTCCAACGATGAAG GAATACGCTATTATGCAGCAGTGGCCTATGAAGCTATGAGCTGGGATGAACTATCCATCTCTCGAGGAGTCCTGGTAGAAGTCATAGAAAAATCCAACAATGGATGGTGGCTGATCAG GTACAATGGAAAGACTGGCTATGTCCCAGCTATGTATCTAAAGCCATACCGGAACTGCCACCAGCGTCAAATCCTGTTGAATCCTGGAAATTTCCCATCTACTTCCAACTTGTTCAAAGCATCCAGCCAGCTAGACTTGAGCAGGCCTGTGGAGGCTTGGAGAGCGGCGGAGGAGCCAAACATCGCCAACACTGGAAATCCGGAATGGGTGTCCTGCAACAAGCTGGACAGGAGGAAGTCAAGGTCCATTAGCGGATTGTACTCAACCACACCATACGGTTTTCAGCCCAGCCCTGCTGTGCTACAGCCAAGATATCAGGCGCAGAAAGCTGTACAAAGTTCAGGCGTCGAAGAGAATGATACAACCAAGATTCCCAAAAGAGACAATATAAGTGACCCTTCTGTAGCTTTTGACAATAAAAAATCTCCAGTAAAACCACACAGGCCACAAATGAAGGCTGAAGAAAGAGATTTGGACAGCAGCAAGGCATCCAGCACAGCTGTGCCACTTGCGAGACAAACCAATTCTCCACTGGCTCCTGGTAGCCCTTGTATCCCTCAAAGACCCAGAGGACATGAAATACTCCACAAGTGTACAACTGTGACAAAGAAAGCATGGCAGACGAAAGAAGCCATGAAGATGCAGTGCTAA
- the LOC137525574 gene encoding NADPH oxidase organizer 1-like isoform X1: protein MNIFSVLWSDRNDIVIYRKFEDFKNLNRELRRKFPLESGILRKSDNMIPKLRGVPLFRRNRNISRCMERLRLLEDYCQQLIRADQKISTCDVVIAFFTPSSSDLNPSFPQESLVILPSEVREQGKEQPKQLPQPPASEPIVSQMYLCIEDYETKDTKNRVFKVNRNERLGVLIKESSGWWLVENEEKRVAWFPAPFLKALEIEDVADCGTDSNDEGIRYYAAVAYEAMSWDELSISRGVLVEVIEKSNNGWWLIRYNGKTGYVPAMYLKPYRNCHQRQILLNPGNFPSTSNLFKASSQLDLSRPVEAWRAAEEPNIANTGNPEWVSCNKLDRRKSRSISGLYSTTPYGFQPSPAVLQPRYQAQKAVQSSGVEENDTTKIPKRDNISDPSVAFDNKKSPVKPHRPQMKAEERDLDSSKASSTAVPLARQTNSPLAPGSPCIPQRPRGHEILHKCTTVTKKAWQTKEAMKMQC, encoded by the exons ATGAATATTTTCTCAGTCCTATGGTCTGACCGCAATGACATCGTGATTTACCGCAAGTTTGAAGATTTCAAAAACTTGAAT AGGGAGCTGAGGAGGAAATTCCCCCTTGAATCTGGTATACTCCGGAAATCGGACAATATGATCCCCAAACTCCGAG GTGTGCCGCTCTTCAGGAGGAACCGGAATATTAGCCGCTGCATGGAAAGGCTGCGACTgctggaggattactgccagcaaCTGATCAGGGCTGACCAGAAGATCTCCACCTGTGATGTGGTGATAGCCTTCTTCACACCCAGCAGCAGTGACCTCAACCCAAGCTTCCCACAAGAAAG TTTGGTGATCCTGCCTTCTGAGGTCAGAGAACAGGGGAAAGAGCAACCCAAACAGCTCCCACAACCACCAGCCTCGGAACCCATCGTGTCTCAGATGTACCTGTGCATTGAGGACTACGAGACCAAAGACACCAAGAACCGGGTCTTCAAAGTTAATCGCAACGAACGACTGGGAGTGCTGATCAAAGAGAGTTCCG GCTGGTGGTTGGTGGAGAATGAAGAAAAGAGGGTGGCCTGGTTTCCTGCTCCGTTCCTCAAAGCGCTAGAAATAGAAGATGTTGCAGACTGTGGAACAGATTCCAACGATGAAG GAATACGCTATTATGCAGCAGTGGCCTATGAAGCTATGAGCTGGGATGAACTATCCATCTCTCGAGGAGTCCTGGTAGAAGTCATAGAAAAATCCAACAATGGATGGTGGCTGATCAG GTACAATGGAAAGACTGGCTATGTCCCAGCTATGTATCTAAAGCCATACCGGAACTGCCACCAGCGTCAAATCCTGTTGAATCCTGGAAATTTCCCATCTACTTCCAACTTGTTCAAAGCATCCAGCCAGCTAGACTTGAGCAGGCCTGTGGAGGCTTGGAGAGCGGCGGAGGAGCCAAACATCGCCAACACTGGAAATCCGGAATGGGTGTCCTGCAACAAGCTGGACAGGAGGAAGTCAAGGTCCATTAGCGGATTGTACTCAACCACACCATACGGTTTTCAGCCCAGCCCTGCTGTGCTACAGCCAAGATATCAGGCGCAGAAAGCTGTACAAAGTTCAGGCGTCGAAGAGAATGATACAACCAAGATTCCCAAAAGAGACAATATAAGTGACCCTTCTGTAGCTTTTGACAATAAAAAATCTCCAGTAAAACCACACAGGCCACAAATGAAGGCTGAAGAAAGAGATTTGGACAGCAGCAAGGCATCCAGCACAGCTGTGCCACTTGCGAGACAAACCAATTCTCCACTGGCTCCTGGTAGCCCTTGTATCCCTCAAAGACCCAGAGGACATGAAATACTCCACAAGTGTACAACTGTGACAAAGAAAGCATGGCAGACGAAAGAAGCCATGAAGATGCAGTGCTAA